A section of the Heptranchias perlo isolate sHepPer1 chromosome 44, sHepPer1.hap1, whole genome shotgun sequence genome encodes:
- the LOC137306722 gene encoding phospholipase A and acyltransferase 2-like isoform X1, protein MDQGNSKDGLKEGDLIERLSIGYQHWGVCTGDTVIHFGPADMSSSGSSKPVLDLTVPGLVREDSLNDFIGNHKFKVHKYTWSFSPDEIVKRARGRIGQEPYKLSENNCEHFATDVAGHRRSAQVSPAYSLPSGTARPACVSVSAPACVSVDFGLLNERHPSPKALSNKLHVESLSLTPSGDFFPQHMCTMGKWM, encoded by the exons ATGGATCAAGGCAAT AGCAAAGATGGTCTCAAAGAAGGGGACTTGATTGAGAGACTGAGTATTGGTTATCAGCACTGGGGCGTGTGCACAGGTGATACAGTGATCCACTTTGGACCAG CTGACATGTCATCTTCTGGGAGCAGTAAACCAGTGCTGGACCTGACTGTGCCTGGTTTGGTCAGGGAGGATAGCCTGAACGATTTCATTGGTAACCATAAGTTCAAAGTGCATAAATATACGTGGTCGTTTTCGCCAGACGAGATTGTAAAACGAGCAAGAGGGAGGATTGGCCAGGAACCTTACAAACTTTCCGAGAACAACTGCGAGCATTTCGCAACTGATGTAGCTGGACATCGCAGGTCTGCTCAAGTGAGTCCAGCctattcactcccgtctggtactgcaCGGCCcgcgtgtgtctcagtgtcagctcctgcatgtgttagcgtggattttggactgttgaatgaAAGGCatccttctcccaaagctttgtccaataaactgcatgttgaatctttaagtctgactccgagtggtgattttttcccacaacacaTGTGTACAATGGGTAAATGGATGTGA
- the LOC137306722 gene encoding phospholipase A and acyltransferase 3-like isoform X2, protein MDQGNSKDGLKEGDLIERLSIGYQHWGVCTGDTVIHFGPADMSSSGSSKPVLDLTVPGLVREDSLNDFIGNHKFKVHKYTWSFSPDEIVKRARGRIGQEPYKLSENNCEHFATDVAGHRRSAQVESIQQHGKNFLHHLFKNPFG, encoded by the exons ATGGATCAAGGCAAT AGCAAAGATGGTCTCAAAGAAGGGGACTTGATTGAGAGACTGAGTATTGGTTATCAGCACTGGGGCGTGTGCACAGGTGATACAGTGATCCACTTTGGACCAG CTGACATGTCATCTTCTGGGAGCAGTAAACCAGTGCTGGACCTGACTGTGCCTGGTTTGGTCAGGGAGGATAGCCTGAACGATTTCATTGGTAACCATAAGTTCAAAGTGCATAAATATACGTGGTCGTTTTCGCCAGACGAGATTGTAAAACGAGCAAGAGGGAGGATTGGCCAGGAACCTTACAAACTTTCCGAGAACAACTGCGAGCATTTCGCAACTGATGTAGCTGGACATCGCAGGTCTGCTCAA GTGGAATCCATCCAGCAACACGGAAAGAATTTCCTCCACCACCTGTTCAAAAATCCATTTGGCTAA